The following coding sequences lie in one Benincasa hispida cultivar B227 chromosome 6, ASM972705v1, whole genome shotgun sequence genomic window:
- the LOC120079968 gene encoding uncharacterized protein LOC120079968, which translates to MATVILPPQDCLGKGFRHQGLVLSPPLKSRRNSNPSSTSSSTNPNFNHDDTTCSGRRRRSAAVGVKANRQVNRGRSRAEEPSTLAKISSKNLIMGQVKILKRGETLTPDQGVGDGNDSCGKRRLESKGDDVDLVLGSTDRLGPDPDLMQKQVVLTEFKVVDGIYAGSGAFFASPPPSSVPLPSFLGKNGTATSDLRRLLRLDLG; encoded by the coding sequence ATGGCAACCGTGATTCTTCCGCCGCAGGACTGCCTTGGTAAAGGCTTTCGCCACCAAGGTCTGGTTCTATCGCCTCCGTTGAAATCGCGGCGAAATTCTAACCCTAGTAGTACTAGTTCTTCTACAAACCCTAACTTCAATCACGATGATACGACTTGTTCCGGCAGACGGAGGAGGAGTGCAGCGGTGGGAGTCAAGGCTAACCGTCAAGTCAATAGAGGTCGGAGCCGGGCGGAAGAGCCGTCTACGTTGGCGAAGATTTCATCGAAGAATTTGATTATGGGACAGGTTAAGATCCTGAAGCGTGGAGAGACTTTGACTCCCGATCAAGGAGTTGGTGATGGTAATGATTCTTGTGGTAAGAGGAGATTGGAATCGAAGGGTGATGATGTGGATTTGGTTTTGGGATCCACTGATCGGTTGGGTCCAGACCCCGATTTGATGCAGAAGCAGGTTGTGTTAACGGAGTTCAAGGTTGTTGATGGTATCTATGCCGGATCGGGTGCGTTCTTCGCTTCGCCGCCTCCGAGTTCAGTGCCCTTGCCGTCTTTTCTAGGTAAGAACGGTACTGCAACAAGCGATCTTCGGCGGCTACTGCGACTTGATCTAGGCTGA